One Aphidius gifuensis isolate YNYX2018 linkage group LG3, ASM1490517v1, whole genome shotgun sequence DNA window includes the following coding sequences:
- the LOC122852666 gene encoding D-beta-hydroxybutyrate dehydrogenase, mitochondrial has translation MPPSKTTDEPDDSHTWELIERCFLPIAFSHAIAVTLGTILNTLGISQTSSFLLFLLFLSLSVGFTLFYHNLKVTAAGKAVLITGCESRVGYGLAKRLDELGFTVFAGFEDSSKNHETMMNLKGETSARLHALQLDITNEHDIHSVFLYVNENLPDGAPGLWAMVHANTWIALGECEWIPQSVFKKSVDINFTSIARMTQIFLPLIRRCKGRIVLVSNILARIPSPVRGLQCASGAALEAWGNCLRLEMRRWGVDVVIVETGDYVAGNTWLKNNVGILNQSRDMWIQLDPQTRKEYGEELFQKEMLSLEKYIKGPDADLTTVQRVLTDTIVKTFPLKRYAPVTRKERLQAFVSDHFPKSIYDIIYVD, from the exons atgccaCCATCAAAAACAACTGATGAACCAGATGATAGTCATACATGGGAATTAATTGAAAGATGTTTTTTACCAATAGCATTTTCACATGCAATTGCTGTTACACTTGGTACTATTCTTAATACCCTTGGTATTTCTCAaacatcaagttttttattatttttactatttctaTCACTATCTGTTGGTTTCACCCTATTTTATCATAATCTCAAG gTAACTGCAGCTGGAAAAGCTGTGCTAATAACTGGTTGTGAATCAAGAGTTGGTTATGGATTGGCAAAACGTCTTGATGAATTG GGTTTTACAGTATTTGCTGGATTTGaagattcatcaaaaaatcatgaaactatgatgaatttaaaaggTGAAACATCAGCAAGACTTCATGCACTTCAATTAGATATTACAAATGAACATGATATACATtcagtatttttatatgtcaatgaaaatttaccaGATGGTGCACCAg GTCTTTGGGCAATGGTGCATGCTAATACTTGGATTGCACTTGGTGAATGTGAATGGATACCACaaagtgtatttaaaaaaagtgttgatattaattttacaagtaTTGCACGTATGACACAA atttttttgcCATTGATAAGACGTTGCAAGGGACGTATAGTTTTGGTGTCAAATATTTTAGCCAGAATACCAAGTCCAGTACGTGGTCTTCAATGTGCAAGTGGT GCTGCTCTTGAAGCATGGGGTAATTGTTTAAGACTTGAAATGCGTAGATGGGgtgttgatgttgttattgttgaaacTGGTGATTATGTTGCTGGTAATACatggttaaaaaataatgttggaatattaaatcaatcaaGAGACATGTGGATACAACTTGATCCACAAACACGTAAAGAATATGGTGaagaattatttcaaaaagaaatgttatcattagaaaaatatataaaaggtCCTGATGCTGATTTAACAACAGTACAACGTGTTTTAACTGATACTATTGTTAAAACATTTCCATTAAAACGTTATGCACCTGTAACACGTAAAGAAAGACTGCAGGCATTTGTTAGTGATCATTTTCCAAAAtcaatttatgatattatttatgttgattaa
- the LOC122852667 gene encoding DNA fragmentation factor subunit alpha-like, whose translation MSDNSAIVVSTGNPYKIVDCSREKRKGITATSLEELTNVARNRLAFSPDAELTIVLEQDGTEVDDEEYFATLERNTSLMVLQGEEKWAIPGSKTTSRYIVVDNVDNAGHTIDEGSRRYRSSIEPLVSTLHGDPSGISLLGGNDLELLSDMNPDSLSDIIPDRLFLEQLKEASSRFLAEKRQAQESMALLQMYATGGEMEMA comes from the exons atgtCTGATAATTCAGCAATTGTTGTATCAACTGGTAATCCATATAAAATTGTCGACTGTAGTcgtgaaaaaagaaaaggaatAACAGCAACATCACTTGAAGAATTAACAAATGTTGCAAGAAATAGACTTGCATTTTCACCAGATGCTGAATTAACAATTGTCCTCGAGCAAGATg gtACTGaagttgatgatgaagaatatTTTGCAACACTTGAAAGAAATACAAGTTTAATGGTTCTACAAGGTGAAGAAAAATGGGCAATACCCGGTAGTAAAACAACATCACgttatattgttgttgataatgttgataatgCTGGTCATACTATTGATGAAGGTTCACGACGTTATCGTAGTTCAATTGAACCACTTGTATCAACACTTCATGGTGATCCATCAGGTATATCATTACTAGGTGGTAATGATTTAGAATTATTGAGTGATATGAATCCAGACAGTTTATCAGACATAATACCGGACAG ATTATTCCTGGAACAATTAAAAGAAGCATCTAGCAGATTTCTAGCAGAGAAACGCCAAGCACAAGAATCGATGGCATTACTACAGATGTATGCAACTGGCGGAGAGATGGAAATGGCGTAG
- the LOC122852668 gene encoding uncharacterized protein LOC122852668 isoform X1 yields MEQKAVVISGEAPESDDETVDIKSGISIKYHTNLPGTIIPGEATESDDEGASWSSASTAIDATACAPYVDLKSANAKKHFIKYNSILHKKLHESNESLRNNVLRLTDDTIENGIQELREINKQLVKSELTVQEAACQLRNASERWKSTSNTLFQIIDANFFNTIKINP; encoded by the exons atggaaCAAAAAGCTGTAGTTATATCAGGAGAAGCTCCAGAATCTGATGATGAAACTGTTGATATAAAAAGT gGAATTTCAATAAAGTATCACACTAACTTGCCAGGAACAATTATACCTGGTGAAGCAACTGAATCAGATGATG AAGGTGCAAGTTGGAGCAGTGCCAGTACAGCTATTGATGCAACAGCATGTGCACCATACGTTGATTTAAAATCAGCAAATGCTAAAAAACATTTCATCAAGTACAACAGTATTCTCCACAAAAAACTac aTGAAAGCAATGAATCATTGAGAAACAACGTACTACGTCTTACTGATGATACCATTGAAAATGGTATCCAAGAGCTGAGAGAAATCAATAAACAACTAGTCAAAAGTGAATTAACTGTTCAAGAAGCTGCATGTCAATTAAGAAATGCATCAGAACGTTGGAAAAGTACATCAAATACtctatttcaaataattgatgctaatttttttaacaccatcaaaattaatccttaa
- the LOC122852668 gene encoding uncharacterized protein LOC122852668 isoform X2: MEQKAVVISGEAPESDDETVDIKSGISIKYHTNLPGTIIPGEATESDDEGASWSSASTAIDATACAPYVDLKSANAKKHFIKYNSILHKKLHESNESLRNNVLRLTDDTIENGIQELREINKQLVKSELTVQEAACQLRNASERWKSTSNTLFQIIDANFFNTIKINP, encoded by the exons atggaaCAAAAAGCTGTAGTTATATCAGGTGAAGCTCCAGAATCTGATGATGAAACTGTTGATATAAAAAGT gGAATTTCAATAAAGTATCACACTAACTTGCCAGGAACAATTATACCTGGTGAAGCAACTGAATCAGATGATG AAGGTGCAAGTTGGAGCAGTGCCAGTACAGCTATTGATGCAACAGCATGTGCACCATACGTTGATTTAAAATCAGCAAATGCTAAAAAACATTTCATCAAGTACAACAGTATTCTCCACAAAAAACTac aTGAAAGCAATGAATCATTGAGAAACAACGTACTACGTCTTACTGATGATACCATTGAAAATGGTATCCAAGAGCTGAGAGAAATCAATAAACAACTAGTCAAAAGTGAATTAACTGTTCAAGAAGCTGCATGTCAATTAAGAAATGCATCAGAACGTTGGAAAAGTACATCAAATACtctatttcaaataattgatgctaatttttttaacaccatcaaaattaatccttaa
- the LOC122851027 gene encoding speckle-type POZ protein B-like, with amino-acid sequence MSVLAGPTEDSAKHILPEQEYVTDMETCEFTYKWTIKKFNYDYDHFPRENEWMSYIARTTLLQSSDKYLQNDELKVSCTMTISKEQKKNPGVISIFNLTPQLSEDLKKLLSNEQSADVTIKVGEKSFRVIKGILAARSPVFAAMFDHEQYKENKNSEVVIEDIEEDVFTEFLHYIYTDDTKNVNKMPMELLEVAEKYQVDRLKNICERIICGTINADNVTSVLIFSDKFNVGQLNKKCLEFIKTNLRAVLSKDSFQAYKKTHPEVFINVLASVAGIN; translated from the exons atgtcAGTACTTGCTGGACCTACCGAGGATTCCGCTAAACATATCTTGCCAGAACAAGAATATGTTACTGATATGGAAACTTGTGAATTTACATACAAatggacaattaaaaaattca attatGATTATGATCATTTTCCACGAGAAAATGAATGGATGAGTTATATTGCAAGAACAACTTTGTTACAATCATccgataaatatttacaaaatgatgAGCTTAAAGTTTCTTGTACTATGACTATCtctaaagaacaaaaaaagaatCCTGGTGTAatctcaatatttaatttaacgcCACAATTGAGTGAAGACTTGAAAAAACTTTTGTCGAATGAACAATCAGCTGATGTCACCATTAAAGTAGGTGAAAAATCATTTCGTGTTATCAAAGGAATTCTTGCAGCACGTAGTCCTGTTTTTGCTGCCATGTTTGATCATGaacaatataaagaaaataaaaatagtgaaGTCGTCATTGAAGATATTGAAGAAGATGTTTTTACTGAATTTTtgcattatatttatactgatGATACAAAAAATGTTAACAAAATGCCAATGGAATTACTTGAAGTAGCTGAAAAGTATCAAGTTGATcgacttaaaaatatttgtgaaagAATAATATGTGGAACAATAAACGCTGATAACGTTACAAGTGTACTTATTTTTTCTGACAAATTCAATGTTGgacaattgaataaaaaatgtttggaatttataaaaacgaaTTTACGAGCTGTTTTGTCAAAGGACTCATTTCAAGCTTACAAAAAAACACATCCTgaagtttttataaatgttcTTGCTTCAGTTGCTGGTATTAACTGA